The following are encoded in a window of Zymoseptoria tritici IPO323 chromosome 4, whole genome shotgun sequence genomic DNA:
- a CDS encoding 40S ribosomal protein S7 — protein MSTQALNKIAPNSPSRAKPNEIETNIATALYELETNIPDMRSALRPLQFVSAREIEVGHGRKAIVIFVPVPLLQGWHRSQQRLTRELEKKFSDRHVIIVASRRILPRPKRSNRSRTSQTQKRPRSRTLTAVHDAILADLVYPVEIVGKRMRTKEDGTKVLKVLLDEKERGGVDYRLDSYSEVYKRLTGKGVNFEFPQSHSE, from the exons ATGTCCACCCAGGCCTTGAACAAGATCGCGCCCAACAGCCCATCGCGGGCCAAGCCCAATGAGATCGAGACCAACATCGCCACCGCGCTGTACGAGCTCGAGACCAACATCCCAGACATGCGCTCCGCCCTGAGGCCGCTGCAGTTTGTGTCCGCCCGCGAG ATTGAGGTCGGTCATGGACGCAAGGCCATTGTCATCTTCGTCCCGGTTCCTCTCCTTCAGGGATGGCACCGCAGCCAGCAGCG CCTCACTCGTGAGCTCGAGAAGAAGTTCTCCGACCGCcacgtcatcatcgtcgcctcTCGCCGCATCCTGCCCCGCCCCAAGCGCAGCAACCGCAGCCGCACCTCGCAGACACAGAAGCGTCCACGCAGCCGCACGCTCACTGCTGTCCACgacgccatcctcgccgatCTCGTCTACCCAGTGGAAATTGTTGGCAAGCGCATGCGCACCAAGGAGGACGGCACCAAGGTACTCAAGGTCTTGCTTGACGAGAAGGAGCGTGGTGGTGTTGACTACCGCCTCGACTCGTACTCTGAGGTCTACAAGCGCCTGACCGGTAAGGGTGTGAACTTCGAGTTCCCCCAGTCGCACTCCGAGTAG
- a CDS encoding putative FRE ferric reductase-like transmembrane component (Shows sequence similarity to FRE proteins of S. cerevisiae. These proteins are involved in iron uptake. They are ferroxidase(FET)-dependent reductases.) — protein MPSVSEFLARRARITLKNFQSWSPPVESPNVWQPGDLEKRINIPCCNSSSPSGLVEATTSDPWNKSGKYALGWVYFAVILLALTSALHWYHFWNDKIRVATHKESVEDSIKTASPATDYELSALGTDRSQRKFFPREGPLPQSLHVDEERSNNLLAKTTLALVRYLFYRPIPSLRIHKRMRPIVFPTPGAILIVVAALAFVILYSFLPQPLFYQSMQFGSPPLAIRSGMLAVALMPWIVSLSMKANFITLLTGIGHERLNVLHRWLAYLCMILSIIHTVPFYVTSDREGLVIFKNMLRAQQPGSYIYGTGIAALAPLAFLCIHSFGPLRRKFYELFVMVHVPVSIVFLGMLFWHCHNYLTSWNYLWATVAIWLGSYVMRLFYLNWTNPFRVSWGIGEEAAVTVLQENVVKVTIPTETRWKPGQYVYIRMPGISIFENHPFTIASLCSDDYPSEYGDNHRDMVVVFRPFGGFTKKVLNSALDHGPWWTYRTFIDGPYGGMRRSMDAFDHVVLIAGGTGITAVVSQLLDLIKRMRDGKAVTKHIHLIWALKRPEVMEWFKEELRICREFAPPDTVSCQFYITAAKRQTQGGKLVSAQTPNRPVSMVFHDKVNDVFQNIASNRYSMGSHRHSALIRDEADGDPEKEQQLREEGADRLRPLPEAHLKPGRTPSRGRAAPSTDRLRDSQGFDFGFPATPTEFQKNLMRFAFMPAAVKSRRSGWSVEWGRPDIPYMLKEISEEWTGRKACVFVCGPPSMRVDVSSTVADLQKLVLKSKKLDEIFLHTENYAL, from the exons ATGCCTTCAGTCTCAGAGTTTTTGGCGAGGCGCGCACGAATTACCCTCAAAAACTTCCAGAGCTGGTCGCCGCCAGTAGAATCGCCGAATGTCTGGCAGCCTGGGGACCTGGAGAAGCGCATCAACATACCCTGctgcaacagcagcagcccaTCTGGCCTGGTGGAGGCGACCACTTCCGATCCATGGAACAAGTCGGGAAAGTACGCCCTCGGCTGGGTTTACTTTGCTGTCATCCTTTTGGCACTCACTTCGGCACTGCACTGGTATCATTTCTGGAACGACAAGATCCGCGTTGCGACGCACAAGGAGTCTGTCGAGGATTCCATCAAAACGGCATCGCCGGCTACCGACTATGAACTGTCTGCACTTGGAACGGACAGGTCGCAGCGCAAGTTCTTCCCTCGAGAAGGTCCGCTACCGCAAAGCCTCCACGTCGATGAGGAGAGGTCGAATAACCTGCTGGCCAAAACCACACTCGCTCTGGTGCGATACCTATTCTATCGACCAATACCATCATTGAGGATTCACAAGCGGATGCGGCCTATTGTCTTTCCAACGCCAGGAGCCATTCTTATTGTTGTTGCGGCTCTTGCATTCGTTATTCTTTACAGCTTCCTACCACAACCATTATTCTACCAGTCTATGCAATTCGGGTCTCCTCCTCTGGCCATTCGCTCTGGTATGCTCGCTGTAGCACTAATGCCATGGATCGTGAGCCTGAGCATGAAAGCCAATTTCATCACCCTACTTACTGGAATCGGCCATGAAAGGCTCAATGTACTCCACCGATGGCTTGCGTACCTTTGCATGATCCTCAGCATCATTCACACGGTACCGTTCTACGTTACCTCGGATCGAGAAGGCTTGGTGATTTTCAAGAACATGCTGCGAGCGCAGCAACCTGGAAGCTATATATATGGAACTG GTATCGCCGCATTGGCACCGCTAGCATTCCTTTGCATTCACTCCTTTGGACCGCTCCGGCGCAAGTTCTATGAGCTTTTCGTCATGGTCCACGTCCCCGTCTCGATTGTCTTTCTCGGAATGCTTTTCTGGCATTGCCACAACTACCTCACGTCCTGGAACTACCTGTGGGCCACTGTCGCCATCTGGCTCGGCTCATACGTGATGCGATTATTTTACCTGAACTGGACAAACCCTTTCCGAGTCTCTTGGGGAATTGGCGAGGAAGCAGCGGTAACCGTCCTGCAAGAGAATGTGGTCAAAGTGACCATTCCCACGGAGACACGCTGGAAGCCTGGCCAGTATGTCTACATACGCATGCCGGGAATATCCATATTCGAAAACCACCCTTTCACAATTGCTTCGCTATGCAGCGATGACTATCCCTCGGAATACGGGGACAACCACAGAGACATGGTTGTCGTGTTTAGACCCTTCGGAGGCTTCACCAAGAAAGTTCTCAACAGTGCGCTTGATCACGGACCGTGGTGGACTTATCGTACATTCATCGATGGCCCATATGGTGGTATGCGGCGAAGTATGGATGCTTTTGATCACGTTGTCTTGATTGCGGGAGGCACCGGTATAACAGCCGTCGTATCGCAACTGCTCGATCTTATCAAGCGCATGCGTGATGGCAAAGCCGTGACGAAGCACATTCACCTCATCTGGGCATTGAAGCGGCCGGAAGTCATGGAGTGGTTCAAGGAAGAGCTACGAATCTGCCGGGAGTTCGCACCGCCTGACACAGTGAGCTGTCAATTCTACATCACTGCTGCGAAGCGACAGACACAGGGCGGCAAGCTCGTCAGCGCGCAGACACCAAATCGACCCGTCAGCATGGTCTTCCACGACAAGGTCAACGATGTGTTTCAAAACATCGCAAGCAATCGATACTCCATGGGTTCTCATCGGCATTCGGCATTGATTCGCGACGAGGCCGATGGCGATCCTGAGAAGGAGCAGCAACTTCGTGAAGAAGGTGCGGATCGACTGCGTCCCCTACCTGAGGCTCATCTCAAGCCAGGCCGAACGCCATCTCGCGGACGTGCAGCTCCGTCTACTGATAGGCTTCGG GATTCTCAAGGCTTTGACTTCGGCTTTCCAGCGACACCTACCGAGTTCCAGAAGAATCTCATGCGTTTCGCTTTCATGCCCGCGGCGGTCAAGTCCCGACGCAGTGGTTGGAGTGTTGAATGGGGAAGGCCAGACATTCCGTATATGCTGAAAGAGATCAGCGAGGAGTGGACGGGCCGGAAGGCGTGCGTATTCGTGTGCGGCCCGCCCAGCATGCGAGTCGATGTCAGCAGCACAGTTGCGGACTTGCAGAAGTTGGTGCtgaagagcaagaagctcGACGAGATTTTCTTGCATACAGAGAACTATGCGCTTTGA